A genome region from Halarchaeum grantii includes the following:
- the tenA gene encoding thiaminase II, protein MPISDDLLDAGEALWRAQKTHPFVTELADGTLDEAAFRHWVEQDYRYLLDYARLFAVAGARARDEATMTTLVGIAHDTLAEEMDLHREFAADYGIAREELESVRKAPTCEAYTGFLVRTAYEGSLAEIAAALYPCAQGYLDIAAHAAERATGEHRYTPWLEAYTSDEFRAVVERIRDFVDRCGERSPGEHDAMREAFLTSARLEYRFWEMAYTREGWEVDA, encoded by the coding sequence ATGCCCATCAGCGACGACCTGCTCGACGCGGGAGAGGCGCTCTGGCGCGCACAGAAGACCCACCCGTTCGTCACCGAGTTGGCGGACGGCACGCTCGACGAGGCGGCGTTTCGCCACTGGGTCGAACAGGACTACCGCTACCTCCTCGACTACGCGCGCCTGTTCGCCGTCGCGGGCGCGAGAGCGCGCGACGAAGCGACGATGACGACGCTCGTGGGGATCGCGCACGACACGCTCGCCGAGGAGATGGACCTCCACCGCGAGTTCGCCGCCGACTACGGTATCGCGCGCGAGGAGCTCGAGTCGGTGAGGAAGGCGCCGACGTGCGAGGCATACACGGGCTTCCTCGTGCGCACGGCCTACGAGGGGTCGCTCGCGGAGATCGCGGCCGCGCTCTACCCGTGCGCGCAGGGCTACCTCGACATCGCCGCGCACGCCGCCGAGCGCGCGACGGGCGAGCACCGATACACCCCGTGGCTCGAGGCGTACACGAGCGACGAGTTCCGGGCGGTCGTCGAGCGGATTCGCGACTTCGTCGACCGCTGTGGCGAGCGCTCCCCGGGCGAGCACGACGCGATGCGCGAGGCGTTCCTGACGAGCGCGCGACTCGAGTACCGCTTCTGGGAGATGGCGTACACGCGCGAGGGCTGGGAGGTGGACGCGTGA
- a CDS encoding TenA family protein, translating into MSDGVEALRDASAWDAAVSHEFVGGLADGTLDAAVFRDYLERDYAFVETLAGHIGHAVADAPTMAAKRRFSEFLATVVGPEDDYFERAFDALPGPALADADPDAGDVGAAFADCFAHAAAAGGYAETLAVLCPVEWVYLEWASAIETPPEPFHYRRWVEMHANEAFREFVTWLRAELERELERVSARRAARVERLFVRAVDLEVAFFDAALADP; encoded by the coding sequence GTGAGCGACGGCGTCGAAGCGTTGCGCGACGCGAGCGCGTGGGACGCCGCCGTCAGCCACGAGTTCGTCGGCGGACTCGCGGACGGCACGCTCGACGCGGCGGTCTTTCGGGACTACCTCGAACGGGACTACGCGTTCGTGGAGACGCTCGCGGGCCACATCGGCCACGCGGTCGCGGACGCGCCGACGATGGCGGCGAAACGCCGCTTCTCCGAGTTCCTCGCGACCGTCGTCGGCCCCGAAGACGACTACTTCGAGCGGGCGTTCGACGCGCTCCCCGGGCCCGCGCTCGCCGACGCGGACCCGGACGCGGGCGACGTCGGCGCGGCGTTCGCCGACTGCTTCGCGCACGCCGCAGCGGCCGGCGGCTACGCGGAGACGCTCGCCGTCCTCTGTCCCGTCGAGTGGGTCTACCTCGAATGGGCGAGCGCAATCGAGACCCCGCCGGAGCCGTTCCACTACCGCCGGTGGGTGGAGATGCACGCGAACGAGGCGTTCCGCGAGTTCGTGACGTGGCTCCGCGCGGAACTGGAGCGCGAGCTCGAGCGGGTGTCCGCGCGTCGCGCGGCCCGCGTGGAGCGCCTCTTCGTGCGCGCAGTCGACCTCGAAGTCGCATTCTTCGACGCCGCGCTCGCGGACCCATAA
- a CDS encoding ABC transporter ATP-binding protein, translated as MAAIEIRSLRKRFGDVTALRGIDLTVEEGEVFGFLGPNGAGKSTTIDVVLDYLRPTDGSVSVFGHDAQTETKRVHERLGVLPDAYGLTGHLTARQHVQFAIDSKDADDHPLELLDRVGIAEAADRNVEGFSKGMKQRLLLACALAGSPDLLILDEPSTGLDPNGARRMREIVREEAERGATVFFSSHILGQVEAVADRVGILADGEIVAEDHIADLRDAVGDAGGTLVLTLDRAPTESELAAVRGVDGVSGVDVRENAVTVACPAERKAAVVDAIRGEGAVLLDIESRQTSLEDLFATYTDGAEGEVER; from the coding sequence ATGGCCGCCATCGAAATACGGTCCCTCCGGAAGCGATTCGGCGACGTCACCGCCCTCCGCGGTATCGACCTCACCGTCGAGGAAGGCGAGGTGTTCGGCTTTCTAGGCCCGAACGGCGCCGGGAAATCCACCACCATCGACGTCGTCCTCGACTACCTCCGTCCCACCGACGGGTCGGTGTCCGTCTTCGGGCACGACGCCCAGACGGAGACGAAACGCGTGCACGAGCGTCTCGGCGTCCTCCCGGACGCCTACGGCCTCACCGGCCACCTCACCGCGCGCCAGCACGTCCAGTTCGCGATCGACTCGAAGGACGCCGACGACCACCCGCTCGAACTCCTCGATCGGGTGGGAATCGCGGAAGCCGCCGATCGGAACGTCGAGGGCTTCTCGAAGGGGATGAAGCAGCGCCTCCTCCTCGCGTGCGCACTCGCCGGGTCGCCCGACCTCCTCATCCTCGACGAACCCTCGACCGGCCTCGACCCGAACGGCGCGCGCCGGATGCGCGAGATCGTCCGCGAGGAAGCCGAGCGCGGCGCGACCGTCTTCTTCTCGAGTCACATCCTCGGGCAGGTCGAGGCCGTCGCCGACCGCGTGGGCATCCTCGCGGACGGCGAAATCGTCGCCGAAGACCACATCGCCGACCTCCGCGACGCCGTCGGCGACGCCGGCGGGACGCTCGTCCTCACGCTCGACCGCGCGCCCACGGAGTCCGAGCTCGCCGCCGTCCGCGGCGTCGACGGCGTCTCCGGTGTCGACGTCCGCGAGAACGCCGTCACCGTCGCGTGCCCGGCCGAGCGGAAGGCCGCGGTCGTCGACGCGATACGCGGGGAGGGCGCGGTGCTCCTCGACATCGAGTCCCGCCAGACCTCGCTGGAGGACCTCTTCGCGACGTACACCGACGGCGCCGAGGGGGAGGTGGAGCGATGA
- a CDS encoding sodium:solute symporter family transporter, protein MLDATLTLAVAVVALAATSAVGVWYARRGERSLDTLLTARGSASEGTTAASIVGSVMGAWILLSPAEAGAAYGGLTAVLGYALGSAVPLLLFVPVARRVRSVMPDGHSLTEYVRARFGTGFYLFVLVVSVFYMFVFLAAEMTGVTAALALVAGVPPWATAAVIGGFVLAYTAYGGLVASLVTDTVQTAVALPLLVAAAVGALWQVGGTGAVHGTVARETPQLLTLTNPAAVAFGFYVVFAVLGANVLHQGVWQRVWAAESTTSVQRAFGVSAVAVVPLILLAGLFGVVAAARGLVDGNAGISFFLVVNDVFPPWLALGVVVLAVLLVASTADTVLNAIASVVTVDLAEFSDADERTLTRVARAATGLVALAAVVVGAQGYDVLTLFFLADLLGAATFAPFVLGLYLTSLGERGALTASLGGLAVGLAFFPGVAGVLGEAGLPVSPSFFWVFVGSTAVSVAATLLAAAVSTGEYDFRALGRVGARLTEVSER, encoded by the coding sequence ATGCTCGACGCGACGCTCACGCTCGCCGTCGCCGTCGTCGCGCTCGCCGCGACGAGCGCCGTCGGCGTCTGGTACGCGCGTCGCGGCGAGCGCTCCCTCGACACCCTCCTCACCGCACGCGGGAGCGCGAGCGAGGGCACCACCGCCGCCTCCATCGTCGGCTCCGTCATGGGCGCGTGGATCCTCCTCAGCCCCGCCGAAGCCGGCGCCGCCTACGGCGGCCTCACCGCCGTCCTCGGATACGCGCTCGGGAGCGCCGTCCCGCTCCTGCTCTTCGTCCCCGTCGCGCGACGCGTGCGCAGCGTCATGCCGGACGGCCACTCGCTCACCGAGTACGTCCGCGCGCGCTTCGGCACCGGCTTCTACCTCTTCGTCCTCGTCGTCTCCGTCTTCTACATGTTCGTCTTCCTCGCCGCCGAGATGACGGGCGTGACCGCCGCGCTCGCGCTCGTCGCCGGCGTTCCGCCGTGGGCGACCGCCGCCGTCATCGGCGGCTTCGTCCTCGCCTACACCGCCTACGGCGGCCTCGTCGCCAGCCTCGTCACCGACACCGTCCAGACCGCCGTCGCGCTCCCACTCCTCGTCGCCGCCGCCGTCGGCGCGCTCTGGCAGGTCGGCGGAACGGGCGCCGTCCACGGCACCGTCGCGCGCGAGACCCCACAGCTCCTCACGCTCACCAATCCGGCGGCCGTCGCGTTCGGCTTCTACGTCGTCTTCGCCGTCCTCGGCGCGAACGTCCTCCATCAGGGGGTCTGGCAGCGCGTCTGGGCCGCCGAGAGTACGACGTCCGTCCAGCGCGCCTTCGGCGTGAGCGCCGTCGCCGTCGTCCCCCTGATACTCCTCGCGGGGCTCTTCGGTGTCGTCGCCGCCGCGCGCGGCCTCGTCGACGGCAACGCCGGCATCTCCTTCTTCCTCGTCGTCAACGACGTCTTCCCGCCGTGGCTCGCGCTCGGCGTCGTCGTTCTCGCCGTCCTCCTCGTCGCCAGCACCGCCGACACCGTACTCAACGCCATCGCGAGCGTCGTCACAGTCGACCTCGCCGAGTTCAGCGATGCCGACGAACGCACACTCACACGCGTCGCGCGCGCCGCCACCGGCCTCGTCGCGCTCGCCGCCGTCGTCGTCGGCGCACAGGGCTACGACGTCCTCACGCTGTTCTTCCTCGCCGACCTGCTCGGCGCCGCGACGTTCGCGCCGTTCGTCCTCGGCCTCTACCTCACCTCGCTCGGCGAACGCGGCGCGCTCACCGCCTCCCTCGGGGGACTCGCCGTCGGCCTCGCGTTCTTCCCCGGCGTCGCCGGCGTCCTCGGAGAAGCCGGTCTCCCCGTCTCGCCCTCGTTCTTCTGGGTGTTCGTCGGCTCCACCGCCGTCTCCGTCGCCGCGACGCTGCTCGCCGCCGCCGTCTCCACCGGGGAGTACGACTTCCGCGCACTCGGCCGCGTCGGCGCGCGCCTCACGGAGGTGAGCGAGCGATGA